The following are from one region of the Lytechinus variegatus isolate NC3 chromosome 4, Lvar_3.0, whole genome shotgun sequence genome:
- the LOC121414422 gene encoding GPN-loop GTPase 2-like, which produces MAFAQVVIGPPGSGKTTYCKGMKEFLSQTGRKVTIVNLDPANDFLPYDVGVDISDLVTLSDVMEKLRLGPNGGLVYCMEYLEKNLDWLKGQLDKLKDHYFLFDCPGQVELYTHHDSVKNIVAQLQKWNFKLVSVHLVDAHYCSDPAKFISVLLTSLSTMLQMELPHVNLLSKIDLVEQYGRLPFNLDYFTEVLDLGYLLSHLEEDPFLKKFKKLNEALIGLVEDYSLVSFIPLNIQDKDSVLTAVKTIDKANGYVFGDLEERNLKALMSCAVGADFEFFKTASVQEKYMQKNPTPLDEASAAPEDMDT; this is translated from the exons ATGGCCTTTGCTCAAGTAGTAATCGGACCACCTGGATCTGGTAAGACCACCTACTGCAAGGGGATGAAGGAATTCCTCTCACAAACCGGACGCAAAGTGACCATCGTGAACCTGGACCCGGCCAACGACTTTCTCCCCTACGACGTCGGAGTGGACATCTCTGACCTTGTCACCCTCTCAGATGTCATGGAGAAGCTGCGGCTTGGACCCAATGGAGGCCTGGTCTATTGCATGGAGTATTTGGAGAAGAACCTGGACTGGTTGAAGGGCCAGTTGGATAAGTTAAAGGATCATTACTTTCTCTTTGACTGTCCTGGTCAGGTTGAGCTCTACACACATCACGATTCAGTGAAGAACATTGTCGCCCAGCTCCAGAAGTGGAATTTCAAG TTGGTGTCTGTTCATCTAGTTGATGCCCACTACTGCAGTGATCCAGCCAAGTTCATCAGTGTCCTCCTCACTTCTCTATCCACCATGCTACAAATGGAACTACCTCACGTTAATCTCCTGTCAAAGATTGACCTGGTGGAGCAGTATGGAAGATTAC cattcaaCCTGGACTACTTCACAGAGGTGTTGGATCTAGGCTACCTGCTGTCACATCTAGAAGAAGACCCGTTTCTCAAGAAGTTTAAGAAGCTGAACGAGGCCCTCATCGGTCTGGTGGAAGACTACAGTCTTGTTTCTTTCATCCCTCTCAACATTCAA GACAAGGACAGTGTGTTGACTGCCGTTAAGACGATAGACAAAGCCAATGGCTATGTCTTTGGAGATCTTGAAGAACGGAATCTAAAGGCTTTGATGTCCTGTGCTGTGGGAGCTGACTTCGAATTCTTCAA AACGGCTAGTGTCCAAGAGAAGTACATGCAGAAAAACCCCACTCCGCTGGATGAAGCCTCCGCTGCCCCTGAAGACATGGACACGTGA
- the LOC121414423 gene encoding probable U3 small nucleolar RNA-associated protein 11: MSSFKKAQKAAQKSHRERSQPSSRAKFGLLEKKKDYQLRARDYHKKQAALKRLRQKARDRNPDEFYYKMISTRMIDGVHTSVKKDEPTTEEQLKMMETQDLRYVNHKMTVESKKIEKLKSSLHMLEDREEKPKNKHTFFVDTVKEAKEFDPAKHLNTHPALLHRAHNRPTLSMLSDPSLLKALAGSSSGEGASSGLADVGKEKKKRYHELSQRIEREKQLNIIAEKMEAKKHAKDKSRKKLVKEETPESAPVYKFHMKRKR, encoded by the exons ATGTCATCTTTCAAGAAGGCACAAAAGGCAGCTCAAAAAAGCCATCGAGAAAGATCTCAG CCTTCCAGTCGTGCCAAGTTTGGACTtttagaaaagaagaaagattaTCAACTACGTGCAAG GGATTATCACAAGAAACAAGCTGCACTCAAGCGGCTTCGCCAGAAAGCACGAGATAGGAACCCAGATGAATTCTACTACAAGATGATCAGCACAAGGATGATT GATGGAGTTCATACCAGTGTGAAGAAAGACGAACCGACCACTGAAGAACAATTGAAGATGATGGAAACGCAAGATCTGAGATACGTCAACCACAAGATGACGGTTGAATCAAAA AAAATTGAGAAGCTGAAATCCAGTCTTCATATGCTTGAAGATAGAGAGGAGAAACCAAAGAACAAGCACACATTTTTTGTTGACACTGTCAAAGAAG CAAAAGAATTTGATCCAGCTAAGCATCTGAACACCCATCCTGCCTTGCTCCATCGAGCTCACAATCGTCCTACACTGTCCATGTTATCTGATCCATCGCTGCTGAAGGCTTTAGCAGGAAGCAGTTCAGGGGAAGGGGCGTCGTCAGGCTTAGCG GATgttggaaaagaaaagaagaaacgaTACCATGAGCTCAGCCAGCGAATTGAGAGGGAGAAACAACTCAACATCATTGCAGAGAAGATGGAAGCAAAGAAACATGCTAAG GATAAATCTCGTAAGAAGCTTGTAAAGGAGGAGACACCCGAGTCGGCACCAGTCTATAAGTTCCACATGAAACGGAAGAGATGA
- the LOC121414424 gene encoding iron-sulfur cluster assembly scaffold protein IscU-like: MPISSNARLLGKTLRPLLATKLIQPVPASASYHKNVIDHYENPRNVGAMDKNDKNVGTGLVGAPACGDVMKLQIKVDDDGKIVDAKFKTFGCGSAIASSSLATEWIKGRSVDEAKNIKNTDIAKELSLPPVKLHCSMLAEDAIKAALQDYRVKQDPKEENA; the protein is encoded by the exons ATGCCGATTTCAAGCAATGCTAGACTACTTGGGAAGACTTTGCGGCCTCTACTGGCAACAAAGTTAATTCAACCGGTTCCTGCGTCAGCTTCGTATCATAAAAAT GTGATAGATCACTATGAGAACCCAAGGAATGTTGGAGCAATGGACAAGAATGACAAGAATGTTGGCACAGGGTTGGTTGGTGCGCCAGCTTGTGGAGACGTCATGAAACTACAG ATCAAAGTTGATGACGATGGAAAGATAGTAGATGCTAAGTTTAAGACATTTGGTTGTGGGTCAGCAATAGCATCAAGTTCATTAGCCACTGAATGGATCAAAGGAAGATCG GTTGATGAGGCAAAGAATATCAAGAACACAGACATCGCCAAAGAGTTGAGTCTTCCTCCAGTCAAGTTACATTGTTCAA TGCTGGCAGAGGATGCTATCAAGGCGGCGCTCCAGGACTACAGGGTGAAGCAGGATCCCAAGGAAGAGAATGCTTAG